In the genome of cyanobacterium endosymbiont of Braarudosphaera bigelowii, one region contains:
- the petP gene encoding cytochrome b6f subunit PetP translates to MEIGQKVKVIHLRDRVSGEIVNKLGKEGVIKNFKMTDGSGIGAIVEFADKTTTWFFGEELKPVE, encoded by the coding sequence ATGGAAATTGGTCAAAAAGTCAAAGTAATTCATCTTAGAGACCGCGTCTCTGGAGAAATTGTCAACAAACTAGGAAAAGAAGGTGTCATTAAAAACTTCAAAATGACTGATGGAAGTGGAATTGGTGCAATTGTAGAGTTTGCTGATAAGACCACTACCTGGTTTTTTGGTGAAGAGCTTAAACCTGTTGAATAA
- a CDS encoding ABC transporter permease, with the protein MTSLKASLLHIRDSISSKIINKLGKDVSSTRRYLELVQILVERNLKGRYRGSFLGVYWSLLNPLIMTGLYAAIFGTAFGEYYQDSTFRYILAAFTGLIVINFFSSSTSQALSSVVGNGALLNKVHLPVTVFPVAMIVANIFQFIVGSLPLLAVVTLIMSRNPINVLALLFPLIALSLVCTGVGFLVSALYVFFRDLPYFYELVCFVLWISSPVFYPAEIVPSAVKPFLFFNPLIPIIESIRQISLSGALPDMLLVLHSFLNGIILLVLGWIYFRSWQKNFMDLL; encoded by the coding sequence ATGACATCGCTAAAAGCCAGTCTACTCCATATCAGAGATAGTATCTCTAGTAAGATTATTAATAAGCTTGGTAAAGATGTATCGTCAACAAGGCGATACCTAGAGCTAGTACAAATATTGGTAGAACGAAATTTAAAGGGACGCTATCGAGGCTCGTTTTTAGGAGTTTATTGGTCATTATTAAACCCATTAATTATGACGGGATTATATGCAGCAATCTTTGGAACAGCTTTCGGTGAATATTATCAAGATTCTACCTTTAGATATATTCTGGCCGCTTTCACAGGTTTAATTGTTATTAACTTTTTCTCGTCATCTACGAGTCAAGCATTGTCTAGCGTAGTGGGCAATGGAGCACTTTTGAATAAAGTTCATCTTCCTGTAACTGTTTTTCCAGTTGCAATGATTGTAGCTAACATATTTCAATTTATCGTGGGTTCATTACCATTATTAGCTGTTGTTACTTTAATAATGTCCAGGAATCCTATAAATGTATTAGCTCTTTTGTTTCCACTAATAGCTTTAAGTTTAGTATGTACTGGTGTAGGATTTCTGGTCAGTGCACTATATGTATTTTTTCGAGACTTACCCTATTTTTACGAATTGGTTTGTTTTGTACTTTGGATTAGTTCTCCAGTTTTTTACCCAGCAGAGATTGTTCCATCTGCTGTAAAACCTTTTTTATTTTTTAATCCATTAATTCCAATTATTGAAAGTATTCGCCAGATATCACTTTCAGGAGCTTTGCCTGATATGTTGCTGGTCTTACATTCATTTTTGAACGGTATTATTTTATTAGTGCTAGGTTGGATCTATTTTCGCTCCTGGCAAAAAAACTTTATGGATTTGCTTTAG
- a CDS encoding NAD-dependent epimerase/dehydratase family protein yields the protein MKILITGGAGYIGSVLTPILLAKGYEVTVLDNFMFGQNSLADCCQYDKFHVVRGDCRDESLIKNLLKNSDAIIPLAALVGAPLCNRDNIGTRTINYEAVKLICDLASKQQRILMPVTNSGYGIGEAGKFCTEESPLRPISLYGTTKVDAERSVLERENSITFRLATVFGMSPRMRMDLLVNDFVYRAFYDRAVVIFEGHFKRNYIHIRDVAKVFVHGIENFEHMKGKPYNVGLEDANLSKLELCFEIKKYLPNFTYLEAPIGEDPDKRDYIVSNKRILDTGFSPDWSLGKGIKELIKGYTILRNSIYSNI from the coding sequence ATGAAGATTTTAATTACTGGCGGAGCTGGATATATTGGCTCAGTTTTGACTCCAATATTATTGGCAAAAGGCTATGAAGTTACAGTATTGGATAACTTTATGTTTGGACAGAATAGCCTAGCCGATTGTTGTCAATACGATAAGTTTCATGTTGTACGTGGTGATTGTCGTGATGAATCTTTGATAAAAAATTTACTTAAAAATTCTGATGCGATAATTCCTTTAGCTGCCCTAGTTGGAGCACCACTTTGTAATAGAGATAATATTGGTACACGTACTATTAACTATGAAGCAGTTAAATTAATTTGTGATTTAGCTAGTAAACAACAAAGAATTTTAATGCCTGTAACTAATAGTGGCTATGGTATAGGCGAGGCAGGTAAATTTTGTACTGAAGAATCTCCTTTACGTCCGATATCTCTCTATGGTACTACTAAGGTTGATGCGGAAAGATCAGTTTTAGAAAGAGAGAATAGCATTACATTTCGTTTAGCAACTGTTTTTGGTATGTCTCCAAGAATGCGTATGGATTTACTAGTAAACGATTTTGTTTATCGTGCTTTTTATGATCGTGCAGTTGTAATTTTTGAAGGACACTTTAAGCGTAATTATATCCATATTAGAGATGTAGCTAAAGTTTTTGTTCATGGAATTGAAAATTTTGAACATATGAAAGGCAAGCCTTACAATGTAGGTTTAGAAGATGCTAATTTGTCAAAATTAGAATTATGTTTCGAAATTAAAAAATATTTACCAAATTTTACTTATCTAGAAGCTCCAATAGGAGAGGATCCAGACAAAAGAGATTACATTGTTTCTAATAAACGTATTTTAGATACAGGTTTTAGTCCTGATTGGTCTTTAGGAAAAGGGATCAAGGAGCTAATTAAAGGTTATACGATTTTACGCAATAGTATTTATTCCAATATTTAA
- a CDS encoding ABC transporter ATP-binding protein, with protein sequence MIEAIRINQVSLWRRTQEEFSYDLKRTILSFLEGKYRQPSRKLILDNINLTVNVGEKIGIIGANGSGKSTLLKVITGILAPTSGQIRVKGKIAPLIELGAGLDGELSVADNIVLYGVMLGFSRQDMKNRVDTILDFADLTDYRLAPVKSLSSGMTARLGFAIATDVEPDILILDEVLSVGDENFKHKCKERMDKLWGHHTTILVVSHSLDFIQQSCDKAIWINRGKVEYIGSTDETIHQYLASV encoded by the coding sequence ATGATAGAAGCAATTAGAATCAATCAAGTCTCTCTATGGCGTAGAACTCAAGAGGAATTTTCTTATGATTTAAAGAGAACTATTCTCTCATTTTTAGAAGGAAAATATCGTCAACCGTCAAGAAAATTAATTCTTGATAATATTAATTTAACAGTTAATGTTGGGGAAAAGATTGGTATTATAGGAGCAAATGGTTCAGGTAAATCTACTTTACTTAAAGTTATTACTGGTATTTTAGCTCCTACATCAGGACAGATTCGTGTAAAAGGTAAAATAGCCCCTTTGATTGAACTAGGAGCAGGGCTCGATGGAGAGCTTTCTGTTGCCGATAACATCGTTCTGTATGGTGTGATGCTAGGTTTTTCGCGCCAAGACATGAAAAATCGTGTTGACACAATTTTAGATTTTGCTGACTTAACTGATTATAGATTGGCACCTGTTAAATCTCTTTCCTCCGGAATGACAGCTCGTCTTGGCTTTGCAATCGCCACAGATGTTGAACCAGACATTTTAATTTTAGATGAAGTTTTGTCTGTCGGTGATGAAAATTTTAAGCATAAATGTAAAGAAAGAATGGATAAACTATGGGGACATCATACAACTATTCTAGTTGTCTCTCATAGCTTAGACTTTATTCAGCAATCCTGCGATAAAGCTATATGGATCAATCGAGGAAAAGTTGAATATATAGGAAGTACCGATGAAACTATTCATCAATATTTAGCTTCTGTTTAA